A genome region from Tolypothrix sp. PCC 7712 includes the following:
- a CDS encoding glycerol-3-phosphate acyltransferase, translating into MFELWGALTILIVCPLLGAIPLIAWITYAITGKNLARLGTGNISVSAAFYHGGKLVGILAVLSEAFKGIAAVLIARAFFGEGSTWELIAMIALVLGRYSLGRGAGTTNVVWGFLVHDPLVAGFIGLLAAIAFSVFQSKKLVKFGVLLLLPIFEIVLHAEDFSRVVAAVALAGLLGWIYTRIPDDLKLPVPGAKSESKPMLEFLGGDIKLFSLNEDLEESIVGHKAAALSQIKRWGYPVPKGWLLTPNDDVDAVIDFFQPSELSPLVVRSSAIGEDSESASAAGQYLTVLNVTSEQGLKEAIAQVRASYDHPTAVQYRRDRGLPDQSMSVLVQQQVQSVYSGVAFSRDPITQQGDAIVIEALPGSASQVVSGRITPEQYRAFVVETENFSSVQLEGTGRVPQAIIKQVAFLARRLEKRYYGVPQDIEWSYDGQTLWVLQARPITTLLPIWTRKIAAEVIPGVIHPLTWSVNRPLTCGVWGEIFTIGLGDRVLGLDFAETATLHYSRAYFNASLLGDIFLRMGLPPESLEFLTRGDKLSRPPLLATLRSIPGLLRLVQRERDLEQDFKRDYREKFVPVLSQLAHESISNLEPALIWRRIELILDVLRLGTYYSIFAPISAAIRQKIFRIKEGEIDHSVAPEVAVLRALSSLAQTAKQILPEFEPEKVFEQLDETPEGKNLLYDFNELLQDYGYLSEVGTDISVVTWKENPQYVQQLFVQLMQGNDPQPGGVDPINQVFSGKRKRGSAQRRVDLKGRVTEVYSRLLAELRWSFVALEEIWLKSGWLSQPGDIFFLEFEEIGSLIANPELEISTQLHKLVQKRRSQFVQDSEITQIPLLVYGHTPPHPLPPSPLYSDQVLHGIPASHGQAEGKVKVLRNLQTIPEIDKETILVVPYTDSAWAPFLVRAGGLIAEAGGRLSHGAIVAREYRIPAIMDVRGATWLLQDGQRVRIDGSRGIVELSNDLRPE; encoded by the coding sequence ATGTTTGAACTTTGGGGTGCCTTAACTATTTTAATTGTCTGCCCCCTATTGGGTGCTATACCGCTAATTGCCTGGATTACCTATGCCATCACTGGTAAAAACTTGGCAAGACTGGGGACAGGAAATATCAGTGTGTCAGCCGCTTTTTACCACGGTGGCAAACTGGTAGGGATTCTAGCAGTATTATCTGAAGCTTTTAAGGGTATTGCCGCAGTTCTCATTGCCCGCGCTTTCTTTGGTGAGGGGTCAACATGGGAATTAATTGCCATGATTGCCCTAGTATTGGGTAGATACTCGCTAGGTAGAGGGGCTGGTACAACCAACGTCGTCTGGGGATTTTTGGTACATGATCCACTTGTGGCGGGATTTATAGGTTTATTAGCAGCGATCGCCTTTTCAGTTTTTCAATCGAAAAAGCTAGTGAAATTTGGAGTTTTGTTGCTGTTACCTATATTTGAGATTGTACTGCACGCGGAAGACTTCTCCAGAGTGGTTGCAGCTGTAGCTCTAGCTGGCTTACTAGGCTGGATTTATACCAGAATTCCTGATGATTTGAAGTTACCCGTCCCAGGGGCGAAAAGTGAATCAAAGCCCATGCTGGAATTTTTGGGCGGGGATATCAAGCTTTTCTCTCTGAATGAAGACTTAGAGGAATCGATAGTTGGGCACAAAGCAGCAGCATTATCTCAAATTAAACGCTGGGGTTATCCAGTCCCCAAGGGATGGCTACTAACACCCAATGACGATGTAGACGCAGTTATCGATTTTTTTCAACCTTCGGAATTATCGCCTTTAGTGGTGCGTTCCTCAGCAATTGGCGAAGATTCAGAATCCGCCTCGGCTGCTGGACAGTATTTAACAGTATTGAACGTTACTAGCGAACAGGGGCTAAAAGAAGCGATCGCTCAAGTTAGAGCTTCTTACGATCATCCCACAGCTGTACAATATCGGCGCGATCGCGGTTTGCCTGACCAATCGATGTCTGTATTGGTGCAGCAACAAGTCCAGAGTGTCTATTCTGGTGTGGCCTTCAGTCGCGATCCCATCACTCAGCAAGGTGATGCCATTGTGATTGAAGCTTTACCAGGGAGCGCCAGTCAAGTTGTTTCTGGCAGAATTACACCCGAACAATATCGGGCTTTTGTGGTGGAAACTGAGAATTTCTCCTCTGTGCAATTGGAAGGTACAGGAAGAGTACCACAAGCCATTATTAAACAAGTAGCATTTTTAGCCCGTCGCCTGGAAAAGCGTTACTACGGCGTTCCCCAAGATATTGAGTGGAGTTATGATGGGCAAACTCTGTGGGTATTACAAGCTAGACCCATCACTACTTTATTACCTATTTGGACGAGGAAAATCGCTGCGGAAGTTATTCCCGGTGTGATTCACCCCTTAACTTGGTCGGTGAATCGTCCCTTAACTTGCGGTGTTTGGGGAGAAATTTTTACTATAGGTTTAGGCGATCGCGTCTTAGGATTAGACTTTGCCGAAACCGCTACACTTCATTATTCTAGAGCTTATTTTAATGCATCCCTCCTGGGAGATATTTTTCTCAGAATGGGTCTACCGCCAGAAAGTTTAGAATTTTTGACCAGAGGCGATAAATTAAGTAGACCACCCTTACTGGCTACATTACGAAGTATTCCCGGATTGTTGCGGTTAGTGCAGCGAGAAAGGGATTTAGAGCAAGACTTTAAGCGAGATTACCGGGAAAAATTTGTACCTGTATTGTCGCAGTTAGCTCATGAGTCCATCAGCAATTTAGAACCAGCGCTGATCTGGAGAAGAATTGAATTAATTTTAGATGTGCTGCGCCTGGGGACTTACTACAGTATTTTCGCTCCGATCAGTGCTGCTATCAGACAAAAGATATTCCGCATCAAAGAAGGGGAAATCGATCATAGCGTTGCGCCAGAGGTAGCAGTACTGCGAGCTTTGAGTAGTTTAGCGCAAACTGCCAAACAAATATTACCGGAATTTGAGCCTGAGAAAGTGTTTGAGCAGTTGGATGAAACACCTGAAGGCAAAAACCTGTTGTATGATTTCAACGAACTGCTGCAAGATTACGGCTATTTAAGTGAAGTTGGCACAGATATTTCTGTAGTCACCTGGAAAGAAAACCCGCAGTATGTACAGCAGTTATTTGTGCAGTTAATGCAGGGAAACGATCCCCAACCTGGGGGCGTAGATCCGATAAATCAGGTATTTTCTGGGAAACGGAAGCGGGGAAGCGCGCAAAGAAGAGTGGATCTTAAAGGTCGAGTTACCGAAGTTTATTCGCGACTCTTAGCCGAATTACGTTGGAGTTTTGTTGCTTTAGAAGAGATTTGGTTAAAATCCGGCTGGCTAAGTCAACCCGGCGATATCTTCTTTTTGGAATTTGAGGAAATTGGCAGTTTAATTGCCAATCCTGAGCTAGAAATTAGTACTCAGTTACATAAGTTAGTGCAAAAAAGGCGATCGCAATTTGTTCAAGACAGCGAAATCACTCAAATTCCCCTACTAGTTTACGGTCATACACCGCCTCATCCTCTACCGCCATCACCGCTATATTCTGACCAAGTCTTACATGGTATCCCCGCCAGCCACGGACAGGCGGAAGGCAAAGTTAAGGTGTTACGGAATTTACAAACAATACCCGAAATTGACAAAGAGACAATTCTCGTTGTACCTTATACCGATTCTGCCTGGGCACCTTTCCTAGTCAGGGCTGGAGGATTAATTGCCGAAGCAGGAGGTAGGCTTTCACACGGTGCGATCGTTGCCCGTGAATACCGTATTCCTGCTATTATGGATGTGCGTGGTGCTACATGGTTGCTGCAAGATGGGCAGCGAGTCCGCATAGATGGTTCTAGGGGTATTGTGGAATTATCCAATGATTTGAGACCCGAATGA
- a CDS encoding cupin domain-containing protein: protein MIAASLNDLPEESVSHNPEIKKKVMLRLGDLPHLTNFSQARFTPGQSASAHAHQDMSEVFFVEAGEGVIHVDGVEYPLLPGNCIAIEPGEVHEVVNTGKDELILTYFGLRVEKPAS, encoded by the coding sequence ATGATTGCCGCTTCCTTGAACGATTTACCCGAAGAATCCGTTTCTCACAATCCGGAAATCAAGAAAAAAGTGATGCTGCGTCTGGGAGATTTACCTCACCTGACGAACTTTTCGCAAGCGCGTTTTACACCAGGACAAAGCGCATCAGCCCACGCCCATCAAGATATGTCAGAAGTGTTTTTTGTCGAAGCTGGTGAGGGGGTAATTCATGTTGATGGTGTGGAATACCCCCTACTTCCAGGTAACTGTATTGCCATAGAACCGGGTGAAGTTCACGAAGTTGTGAACACAGGTAAAGATGAACTCATACTTACCTATTTCGGTTTGCGCGTTGAAAAGCCAGCATCATGA
- a CDS encoding tetratricopeptide repeat protein, protein MIQLISIFLSFLLVFGWGTPVMALSQTTNLTQEQLEQGDELANKAFAATNQGDFATAETYWTQIIEQFPTNAGAWSNRGNSRVSQNKLEAALTDYNKAIELAPQVTDPYLNRGTALEGLGKWQDAIADYNHVLELDPKDAMAYNNRGNAKAGLGKWQDAIADYQKSFVIAPNFAFARANYALALYETGQIEPAIREMRNIVRKYPKFADMRAALTAAYWVTGQKGEAESNWVAAVGLDTRYKDINWVTNIRRWPPSMISALDKFLKLQ, encoded by the coding sequence ATGATTCAATTAATTAGTATTTTTCTCAGTTTTTTACTTGTGTTTGGCTGGGGTACACCAGTGATGGCACTCTCCCAAACTACTAATCTGACTCAAGAACAGTTAGAACAAGGGGATGAGTTGGCAAATAAAGCTTTTGCTGCTACTAATCAAGGCGATTTTGCGACGGCGGAAACCTACTGGACACAGATTATTGAGCAATTCCCGACTAATGCTGGTGCATGGAGTAATCGCGGCAATTCTCGGGTGAGTCAGAATAAGTTAGAAGCGGCGCTGACGGATTATAACAAAGCTATAGAACTGGCTCCCCAAGTTACCGATCCTTATTTAAATCGTGGTACAGCTTTGGAAGGATTGGGAAAATGGCAAGATGCGATCGCAGATTATAACCATGTCCTAGAGTTAGATCCCAAAGACGCAATGGCATATAACAATCGCGGTAACGCTAAAGCCGGATTGGGAAAATGGCAAGATGCGATCGCAGACTATCAAAAATCATTTGTGATCGCTCCTAATTTCGCCTTTGCCCGTGCTAACTATGCTCTCGCACTATATGAAACTGGGCAAATCGAACCAGCTATTCGCGAAATGCGGAATATAGTCCGTAAATATCCCAAATTTGCGGATATGCGCGCAGCACTGACAGCAGCCTATTGGGTGACTGGACAAAAAGGTGAAGCCGAAAGTAACTGGGTTGCAGCCGTAGGACTTGATACCCGCTACAAAGATATCAACTGGGTAACAAATATTCGCCGTTGGCCTCCCAGTATGATATCTGCTTTGGATAAGTTCTTGAAACTCCAGTAA
- the ruvB gene encoding Holliday junction branch migration DNA helicase RuvB, which produces MAIISSKKQPQEPNEQPPQRPESAKASAHQELLQAEAAIDEQGKQEESIRPQRFADYIGQKDLKDVLDIAIKAAKSRGEVLDHLLLYGPPGLGKTTMAMILASEMGVNYKITSAPALERPRDIVGLLVNLKPGDILFVDEIHRLSRMTEEILYPAMEDYRLDITIGKGSSARTRSLPLSKFTLVGATTRVGALTSPLRDRFGLVQKLRFYEVDELSKIVLRTAQLLQTPITEDGATEIAKRSRGTPRIANRLLKRVRDYAEVKKSGEINQSIAGEALQLFQVDPCGLDWTDRKMLSVIIEQFNGGPVGLETIAAATGEDTQTIEEVYEPYLMQIGYLSRTPRGRTATTAAYKHLGFKPPNEQMSLL; this is translated from the coding sequence ATGGCGATTATCTCCTCTAAAAAACAGCCTCAAGAACCCAATGAACAACCACCGCAGCGTCCTGAGTCAGCGAAAGCTTCTGCTCACCAAGAACTTTTGCAAGCCGAAGCTGCGATCGATGAACAAGGTAAACAAGAAGAAAGTATTCGCCCGCAGCGATTTGCCGATTACATTGGGCAAAAAGACCTAAAAGATGTGCTAGATATTGCCATCAAAGCTGCCAAATCAAGAGGTGAAGTGCTGGATCATTTGCTACTATACGGGCCGCCGGGACTGGGTAAAACCACAATGGCAATGATTTTAGCATCGGAAATGGGGGTAAACTACAAAATTACAAGTGCGCCAGCACTAGAACGTCCACGGGATATTGTAGGGCTACTAGTGAACTTAAAGCCAGGAGATATTCTCTTTGTTGATGAAATTCATCGCCTCTCGCGGATGACCGAAGAGATTCTCTATCCCGCAATGGAAGATTATCGCCTTGATATTACCATTGGTAAAGGCTCCAGTGCGCGCACCCGGAGTTTACCTTTGTCCAAATTTACTCTAGTGGGAGCTACAACCCGTGTAGGTGCTTTAACTTCTCCACTACGCGATCGCTTTGGTTTAGTCCAAAAACTGCGATTTTATGAAGTTGATGAACTGAGCAAGATTGTACTGCGAACTGCTCAACTACTTCAAACTCCGATTACAGAAGATGGCGCTACAGAAATTGCCAAGCGATCGCGGGGCACGCCCCGAATAGCAAATAGGCTACTCAAGCGAGTACGTGATTATGCGGAAGTTAAAAAATCTGGGGAAATTAACCAAAGTATTGCAGGTGAAGCACTGCAACTATTCCAAGTAGATCCATGCGGTTTAGATTGGACAGACCGCAAGATGTTAAGTGTAATCATTGAACAATTTAATGGCGGGCCAGTGGGCTTAGAAACAATCGCCGCCGCCACCGGAGAAGATACCCAAACCATTGAAGAAGTTTACGAACCCTACTTGATGCAAATTGGCTATTTAAGCCGCACTCCCCGTGGTAGAACCGCCACCACAGCAGCATACAAGCATTTAGGTTTTAAGCCACCTAATGAACAGATGTCTTTGCTGTAA